From a region of the Candidatus Brocadia sp. genome:
- a CDS encoding glycosyltransferase family 39 protein: protein MNQKENVITDKILWILLLLACAIRLYIWYVTPIISTDGISYINTAKHFVAGNFYEGLKHAYHPLYPLFISALSVMGIGFETAGRLVSLCFGTLSVAAVYFFGKKMFDLRIAVVSAILLAFHPYAARLSANVRCDAMYFFFYLLGFGLGYLALTLKESYLFFLAGIASAFAYLTRPEGVGILLIVSLWIGIQFITRERSAWRNYLKKFCLLLVGFFIFSSPYLLYLRDYTNSWTLTQKKQISDMSGITAMSDMVHNFQQWKINEVNNTPWDDFSYDKVVPERDAGKQGLHPVHTTTVKHTSGTKYFQSLCSVLNEFIITIHYPFVIFFIIGIMYVIKNKRKKTVNFYIASYLVLFLLILYFLKLTTGYAGHRHLLNVILITLFWTGIGISNTYSWLIKKIPLWQPAQAENILSRSGIIFLCLIVTFFLPKTLKSFKSEGIYKDAGLWIKTFYSNVPAVLTDDSIITFYAGVQRLKIPKKNTYEEIVAYARANKVDLIAVTDDIVEYDQDFFSKINPHDLKELYRGTAKTEKVVIYQVLRINEQRSSAKLHTDEKEE, encoded by the coding sequence ATGAATCAAAAAGAGAACGTAATAACAGATAAAATACTTTGGATACTCTTGCTTTTGGCTTGTGCAATACGCCTCTATATCTGGTATGTAACCCCGATAATCTCTACGGACGGCATCTCTTATATAAATACAGCAAAACATTTCGTAGCGGGAAACTTTTACGAAGGATTAAAACACGCATACCATCCCTTGTATCCCCTGTTTATATCGGCACTCTCAGTTATGGGTATCGGATTTGAGACTGCAGGAAGGCTTGTTTCCTTATGTTTTGGCACACTTTCCGTAGCAGCGGTATATTTTTTTGGAAAAAAGATGTTTGACTTGAGGATAGCCGTTGTATCGGCAATTCTCCTTGCCTTCCATCCTTATGCCGCGAGACTATCGGCCAATGTAAGGTGTGATGCGATGTATTTCTTTTTTTATCTGCTTGGATTTGGCCTGGGTTATTTAGCCCTTACTTTAAAGGAATCGTATCTCTTTTTCCTTGCTGGCATAGCAAGTGCATTTGCATATCTTACCAGACCCGAAGGAGTAGGTATCCTGCTCATAGTAAGCCTCTGGATAGGTATCCAATTCATAACACGTGAGCGTTCTGCCTGGAGGAATTACCTGAAGAAATTCTGTCTACTGCTCGTTGGATTTTTTATCTTTTCAAGCCCGTATTTATTATACCTGAGAGATTATACAAATTCCTGGACACTCACGCAAAAAAAGCAGATATCTGATATGAGCGGCATTACCGCTATGAGTGATATGGTGCATAATTTCCAACAATGGAAAATTAATGAGGTGAATAACACACCATGGGATGATTTTTCCTATGATAAAGTGGTTCCTGAACGCGATGCTGGCAAACAAGGTCTTCATCCCGTCCACACGACAACCGTTAAGCATACATCAGGTACGAAATACTTCCAATCACTCTGTTCGGTCTTAAACGAATTTATTATTACTATCCATTACCCATTCGTGATCTTTTTCATAATTGGCATTATGTACGTAATAAAAAATAAGAGAAAGAAAACGGTAAACTTCTATATCGCATCGTATCTGGTCCTTTTTTTATTGATATTGTATTTTCTGAAGTTAACGACTGGTTATGCTGGTCACCGGCATCTTTTAAATGTGATACTGATTACGCTCTTCTGGACGGGAATAGGAATAAGCAATACCTATTCATGGCTCATAAAAAAGATACCACTATGGCAACCCGCACAAGCAGAGAATATTCTTTCCCGAAGCGGCATTATTTTTTTGTGTCTGATTGTCACTTTCTTTCTGCCAAAGACGTTAAAGTCTTTTAAATCCGAAGGCATTTACAAAGATGCAGGCCTATGGATCAAGACCTTTTACTCCAATGTTCCTGCGGTTCTCACAGACGATTCGATAATCACATTTTATGCAGGTGTTCAAAGGCTGAAGATACCAAAAAAGAATACGTACGAAGAAATCGTAGCATATGCCAGGGCAAACAAAGTAGACCTTATTGCCGTAACAGATGATATTGTTGAGTATGATCAGGATTTCTTTTCAAAAATAAATCCCCATGATTTAAAAGAGC